A window from Mauremys reevesii isolate NIE-2019 unplaced genomic scaffold, ASM1616193v1 Contig114, whole genome shotgun sequence encodes these proteins:
- the LOC120392767 gene encoding maestro heat-like repeat-containing protein family member 1 isoform X2 → MIVQSLGTASCLTDFCRLKSKQICSQAKPLSMENHTELVHCVVQLARSSPDDLIAFLHSQLEIENEAVRVASLNLLRAIVGADLPETRPKKCLIVKAVKSTFSDQNATVRKAVLHFIQRLLSLQSVENCAAWDMVAHVFTEFSVSTSKLAIPEENTIQTLCTDILQCLDTSVTGMTQVLWPRLLEYVVPVQYTGTLKTLCRCLRELAEKKQQEGEEAACLDYGGPVKLPTPQGLLARLLVVASSPYAGEGHGCAALQLLQALHQNIHVAVGEMWGVKIPSLLQYIEGKVLVRRSAVHGA, encoded by the exons atgatagtgcagagcctggggacTGCCTCATGCCTTACTGATTTCTGCAGGCTCAAGAGTAAGCAG atctgttctcaagctaagccgctcagcatggaaaatcacacagagctggtcCATTGTGTAGTTCAACTAG CCCGTTCTTCTCCTGATGATCTGATAGCCTTTCTGCACTCGCAGCTGGAGATTGAGAATGAGGCTGTTCGTGTGGCATCTCTGAAtctgctcagagctattgttggtgctgact tgcccgagacaagaccgaaaaagtgtctgattgtgaaggcagtgaaatccactttcagtgatcagaatgctacg gtgaggaaggcagttcttcatttcatccagaggctgctcagcttacaaagtgtggagaactgtgcagctTGGGATATGGTAGCACATGTTTTCACGGAGTTCAGCGTGTCCACCAGCAAACTA gctattcCGGAAGAAAACACGATCCAAACCCTTTGCACTGACATCCTGCAATGTCTGGACACCTCGGTCACTGGAATGACCCAA gtgttatggccaaggcttctcgaatatgtggtgccagttcagtacactggtactttgaagactctctgcagatgccttagggagctggctgagaaaaagcagcaggaaggagaagaagctgcttgcCTTGACTACGGTGGACCAG tgaaactccctacaccccaggggctgctggcacgactcctg GTAGTAGCCTCGTCCCcttatgcaggagaaggacacggatgtgctgccttgcagttactacaggccctgcaccaaaatatccatgtagcagtgggtgagatgtggggagtaaagatcccatctctgctgcagtacattgaaggtaaagtgctagttaggaggagtgcggtccatggagcatag